The following are encoded together in the Gordonia insulae genome:
- the mca gene encoding mycothiol conjugate amidase Mca: protein MTESHTGGPHAGLRLMAVHAHPDDESSKGAATTAKYAAEGNDVLVVTLTGGERGDILNPAMDRPGVKERMSDIRKEEMANAAAALGVDQMWLGFVDSGLPEGDPLPPVPEGSFAAIDLDEAVEALVRVVREFRPHVMITYDEHGGYPHPDHIRDHEVSVAAYERAGDPDAYPDAGEPWTVSKLYYTHGFIKDRMVLFSDEFERHGQESPFKEWLERWERDPSRGDLMGRVTTQVDCGKYFPQRDDALRAHATQIDPNGVFFAVPLEWQQRLWPTEEFELAKTRVKTSIPESDLFAGIEEP, encoded by the coding sequence GTGACCGAATCTCACACAGGTGGACCCCACGCCGGTCTCCGTCTGATGGCCGTGCATGCTCACCCGGACGACGAGTCCAGCAAGGGGGCCGCGACCACCGCGAAGTATGCCGCCGAGGGCAATGACGTGCTCGTGGTCACCCTCACCGGTGGTGAGCGTGGCGACATCCTCAATCCGGCGATGGACCGGCCGGGGGTCAAGGAGCGGATGAGTGACATCCGCAAGGAAGAGATGGCCAACGCGGCGGCGGCGCTCGGTGTCGACCAGATGTGGCTCGGATTCGTCGACTCGGGCCTGCCCGAGGGCGACCCGTTGCCGCCGGTGCCGGAGGGGTCGTTCGCGGCCATCGACCTCGATGAGGCGGTCGAGGCCCTTGTCCGTGTGGTCCGGGAGTTCCGGCCGCACGTCATGATCACCTACGACGAGCACGGCGGCTATCCGCATCCGGACCACATCCGGGACCATGAGGTCTCGGTCGCCGCGTACGAGCGTGCCGGTGACCCCGACGCCTATCCGGACGCCGGCGAACCGTGGACCGTCTCGAAGCTCTACTACACGCACGGTTTCATCAAGGACCGCATGGTCTTGTTCTCCGACGAGTTCGAGCGCCACGGCCAGGAGAGCCCGTTCAAGGAATGGCTCGAACGGTGGGAGCGCGACCCGAGTCGTGGCGACCTGATGGGACGGGTGACCACCCAGGTCGACTGCGGCAAATACTTTCCCCAGCGTGACGACGCACTCCGCGCACACGCGACACAGATCGACCCGAACGGCGTGTTCTTCGCCGTACCCCTCGAATGGCAGCAGCGTCTGTGGCCGACCGAGGAGTTCGAGTTGGCGAAGACTCGGGTGAAGACGTCGATACCCGAATCCGATCTGTTCGCCGGAATCGAGGAACCATGA
- a CDS encoding DUF4307 domain-containing protein, producing the protein MNSSDGGTGAASGAGEDRPRSGPRATYPTAQTASSRRGWFIVLSVLVVVVGVGLAFLGFTKFATPDVSGEATGYQILNPSTVSVQFTVTRSDPGRPAACVVRGRSLDGDETGRREVLIPAGSQGQMGVRTEVTTSKPPVIGEVFGCTTDVPAYLTSSAP; encoded by the coding sequence GTGAACAGTTCAGACGGGGGCACCGGCGCAGCATCCGGCGCCGGCGAGGACCGGCCACGCAGCGGGCCCCGCGCCACCTACCCCACCGCGCAGACGGCATCGAGTCGGCGCGGCTGGTTCATCGTCCTGTCCGTGCTGGTCGTCGTGGTCGGCGTCGGCCTCGCATTCCTCGGGTTCACCAAGTTCGCCACGCCCGACGTCTCGGGGGAGGCGACCGGCTACCAGATCCTCAACCCGTCCACGGTGTCGGTGCAGTTCACGGTCACCCGCAGCGATCCCGGCCGGCCCGCGGCCTGCGTGGTGCGCGGACGCTCGCTCGACGGCGACGAGACCGGGCGCCGCGAGGTCCTGATCCCGGCCGGCTCGCAGGGCCAGATGGGTGTTCGCACGGAGGTGACCACCTCCAAGCCGCCGGTGATCGGTGAGGTCTTCGGCTGCACGACCGACGTGCCCGCCTATCTGACCTCCTCCGCCCCGTGA
- a CDS encoding queuosine precursor transporter, which yields MTTPVRQRAVFATISTPYYAYLLAMFVGVMLISNITGTKGVILFDDWLHLSAGPIQLNGLVTDGAFYLFPLAYVLGDVISEVYGFRAMRRAIFAGFVVLLIASICFWLTIELPAADFYEGQEAFRTVAGVVPQFLLAGLAGYLAGEFLNSFVLVKMKERAGERRLWARLISSTVVGEFADTLVFCAIAASALGISTWGDFINYTVVGFVWKTLVEIVIMPVTYLVVGWLKRVEPSYQEALDHARTNGTDVL from the coding sequence GTGACGACTCCCGTCCGTCAGCGCGCGGTCTTCGCGACCATCTCGACGCCGTACTACGCCTATCTGTTGGCGATGTTCGTCGGCGTCATGCTCATCAGCAACATCACCGGCACCAAGGGTGTCATCCTGTTCGACGATTGGCTGCACCTCTCCGCGGGACCGATTCAGCTGAACGGCCTGGTCACCGACGGCGCGTTCTACCTGTTCCCGCTGGCCTATGTCCTCGGTGACGTCATCAGCGAGGTCTATGGCTTCCGGGCCATGCGCCGCGCCATCTTCGCCGGGTTCGTGGTGCTGTTGATCGCGTCGATCTGCTTCTGGCTCACCATCGAGCTGCCCGCGGCCGACTTCTACGAGGGCCAGGAGGCCTTCCGGACCGTGGCCGGTGTCGTGCCGCAGTTTCTGCTCGCCGGACTCGCCGGCTACCTCGCCGGCGAGTTCCTGAACTCGTTCGTGCTCGTGAAGATGAAGGAGCGCGCCGGCGAACGCCGACTCTGGGCCCGGCTGATCAGTTCGACGGTGGTCGGCGAGTTCGCCGACACGCTGGTCTTCTGCGCGATCGCGGCAAGTGCCCTGGGCATCTCCACGTGGGGTGATTTCATCAATTACACCGTCGTCGGATTCGTGTGGAAGACGTTGGTGGAGATCGTCATCATGCCGGTGACCTACCTCGTCGTCGGGTGGCTCAAACGGGTCGAACCGAGCTATCAGGAGGCGCTCGACCACGCTCGGACAAACGGCACCGATGTGCTTTAG
- the greA gene encoding transcription elongation factor GreA: protein MTDTQVTWLTQESHDRLKGELDSLIANRPVIAAEINERREEGDLKENGGYHAAREEQGQQEARIRQLQELLNNAKVGEAPTQSGVALPGSVVKVYYDGDESDTETFLIATREESAKGGSIETYSPSSPLGAALIDAKVGETREYNVPSGAVVKVTLVSAEPYHG from the coding sequence ATGACCGACACACAGGTGACGTGGTTGACCCAGGAGTCGCATGACCGCCTGAAGGGCGAGTTGGATTCCCTGATCGCCAATCGACCGGTCATTGCTGCGGAGATCAACGAGCGACGCGAAGAGGGCGACCTCAAGGAGAACGGCGGCTACCACGCCGCCCGCGAAGAGCAGGGCCAGCAGGAGGCGCGGATTCGCCAGCTCCAGGAACTGCTGAACAACGCCAAGGTCGGCGAGGCGCCCACCCAGTCGGGTGTCGCTCTCCCCGGTTCGGTCGTCAAGGTCTACTACGACGGCGACGAGTCCGACACCGAGACCTTCCTGATCGCCACCCGCGAGGAGAGCGCCAAGGGCGGGTCCATCGAGACCTACTCCCCGAGCTCACCGCTGGGCGCGGCACTGATCGACGCCAAGGTCGGCGAGACACGCGAATACAACGTTCCCAGCGGCGCCGTGGTCAAGGTGACCCTGGTCAGCGCCGAGCCGTACCACGGCTGA